A genomic window from Streptomyces sp. NBC_00234 includes:
- a CDS encoding roadblock/LC7 domain-containing protein, which yields MTVNEWTAGARRSGELDWLLDDLVTRVGEVRHVVVLSSDGLAVGASSALSREDAEHLAAVASGFHSLAKGAGRHFRAGGVRQTMVEMDDGFLFVAAAGDGSCLAVLSTAAADIGLVAYEMARLVKRVGEHLRTPPRLVGPQTAG from the coding sequence ATGACCGTGAACGAATGGACGGCGGGGGCGCGTCGCTCCGGCGAACTCGACTGGTTGTTGGACGACCTGGTGACGCGGGTCGGCGAGGTGCGGCACGTCGTCGTGCTCTCCAGCGACGGTCTGGCCGTCGGCGCCTCCAGCGCGCTCAGCCGGGAGGACGCCGAGCACCTGGCCGCGGTGGCATCCGGCTTCCACAGCCTCGCCAAGGGGGCGGGCCGGCACTTCAGGGCGGGGGGAGTGCGTCAGACCATGGTCGAGATGGACGACGGCTTCCTCTTCGTCGCCGCGGCCGGGGACGGTTCGTGCCTCGCGGTGCTCAGCACCGCCGCCGCCGACATCGGCCTGGTGGCGTACGAGATGGCGCGCCTCGTGAAGCGTGTCGGCGAGCATCTGCGGACCCCTCCGCGGCTCGTCGGACCCCAGACGGCGGGCTGA
- a CDS encoding sensor histidine kinase, with translation MRPPRTTPEPGAPAARPAPPTRGRRAHAGPPADERQERETWAPAPDEQPEPRRLSLRPRTVRAKIISLLMVPVVSLLALWGFATVTTAQDVARLRQLQRVDSTVRGPVSGAVDALQAERKAALRQLVAPDRGHAAELRQDAKRTDTALAALRLGENHTVADAGGLPAGVADRLTTFLDRTRPLAALRTRLLEPPAGEAVDRDTKAGQDAAYTQYTEAITAAFGVSGALTGIQDAERGSDARVLLELNRAGEMLSREDALLATAALTGTLEGPGLRRFTGAVESRRGLAETAGADLPAAEGRTWRALTGGGAYRGIQAAEEKVLAATPGRKAARAVPAAVWGRDAASVRAELRAIETGAARDAADRADPLAGGLLSPAGAAVLFGFLAVAASLVISVRIGRALVVELVSLRNSALQIARHKLPHAMQRLREGEELDIESEAPPGRSSHDEIGQVGEALDTVHRAALSAAVERAELASGISGVFVNLARRSQVLVHRQLNLLDGMERRAEDPNELGDLFRLDHLTTRMRRHAESLIILSGSAPGRAWRMPVPLTNVVRAAVSEIEDYARVEVRQLPDAAVKGDAVADLTHLLAELIENAAQFSPPHTKVRISGEPVGNGYALEIEDRGLGMGGELLAQANRRIEQSETLDLFDSDRLGLFVVSRLSARHQIKVKLRTSPYGGTTAVVLVPTALLPSGLPAAETPRAAGTGPATATTDRDDTDRPDPRSGPGRRRPTAFPAPVAVPAIESAPGPGSAPVTSLRQRQRPRPGDDAKPGRPRLSDRPDRTVRTPTTPAPDHPDSGDDSDLPRRVRQASLVPQLREEPRPEPAPRGSADGASPPAERTPEQARDRMTAYRNGWVRGGGPAPGRTPPQAAPTSHRPNSGPRRPIEGDQA, from the coding sequence ATGCGCCCACCCCGCACGACCCCGGAGCCCGGCGCGCCCGCCGCCCGGCCCGCACCTCCGACACGCGGACGGCGCGCGCACGCGGGGCCGCCGGCCGACGAACGACAAGAGCGCGAGACATGGGCACCCGCGCCGGACGAACAGCCCGAGCCGCGCCGCCTGTCCCTGCGCCCCAGGACCGTACGGGCCAAGATCATCTCCTTGCTCATGGTGCCCGTCGTCTCGCTGCTCGCCCTGTGGGGGTTCGCCACCGTCACCACGGCCCAGGACGTGGCCCGCCTGCGCCAGTTGCAGCGCGTGGACTCCACCGTGCGGGGACCGGTCTCGGGCGCCGTCGACGCGCTCCAGGCCGAACGCAAGGCGGCGCTGCGCCAACTCGTCGCCCCCGACCGCGGACACGCCGCCGAACTGCGGCAGGACGCCAAGCGCACCGACACCGCCCTGGCCGCGCTCAGGCTCGGCGAGAACCACACGGTCGCCGACGCGGGCGGTCTGCCGGCCGGGGTCGCGGACCGCCTCACCACCTTCCTGGACCGCACCCGGCCGCTCGCCGCGCTGCGCACCCGTCTGCTGGAGCCGCCGGCCGGCGAAGCCGTGGACCGGGACACGAAAGCCGGCCAGGACGCCGCGTACACGCAGTACACCGAGGCCATCACGGCGGCGTTCGGCGTCTCCGGTGCGCTCACCGGCATCCAGGACGCCGAACGCGGATCCGACGCCCGCGTCCTGCTCGAACTGAACCGGGCCGGCGAGATGCTCTCCCGGGAAGACGCGCTGCTCGCCACGGCCGCGCTCACCGGAACCCTCGAAGGCCCCGGACTCCGCCGGTTCACGGGTGCCGTGGAGAGCCGCCGCGGCCTCGCCGAAACGGCCGGCGCCGACCTCCCCGCAGCCGAGGGAAGGACATGGCGAGCCCTCACCGGCGGGGGCGCCTACCGGGGGATTCAGGCAGCCGAGGAGAAGGTCCTCGCCGCGACGCCCGGCCGCAAGGCAGCGCGGGCGGTCCCCGCCGCCGTATGGGGCCGGGACGCCGCGAGCGTACGTGCCGAGCTGCGCGCGATCGAGACGGGCGCCGCCCGGGACGCGGCGGACCGTGCCGATCCGCTGGCCGGTGGGCTGCTGAGTCCGGCCGGGGCGGCAGTCCTCTTCGGCTTCCTCGCCGTGGCCGCCTCGCTCGTCATCTCCGTACGCATCGGCCGCGCGCTCGTCGTCGAGCTCGTGAGCCTCCGCAACAGCGCCCTGCAGATCGCCCGGCACAAACTGCCCCACGCCATGCAGCGTCTGCGGGAGGGGGAGGAGCTCGACATCGAGTCCGAGGCACCTCCCGGCCGGTCCTCGCACGACGAGATCGGCCAGGTGGGCGAGGCACTCGACACCGTCCACCGGGCCGCGCTCAGCGCTGCCGTCGAGCGCGCCGAGCTCGCCAGCGGCATCTCCGGCGTCTTCGTCAACCTGGCCCGCCGCAGTCAGGTGCTGGTCCACCGCCAGCTCAACCTGCTGGACGGCATGGAGCGCCGCGCCGAGGACCCCAACGAGCTGGGTGACCTCTTCCGGCTCGACCACCTGACCACCCGCATGCGCCGCCACGCCGAAAGCCTGATCATCCTGTCCGGATCGGCTCCCGGGCGGGCCTGGCGGATGCCCGTACCGCTGACCAACGTCGTACGCGCGGCCGTCTCGGAGATCGAGGACTACGCACGGGTCGAGGTGCGCCAACTGCCCGACGCGGCGGTCAAGGGCGACGCGGTCGCCGACCTGACCCATCTGCTCGCCGAACTCATCGAGAACGCCGCGCAGTTCTCCCCGCCGCACACCAAGGTGCGCATCAGCGGAGAACCCGTGGGCAACGGCTACGCGCTGGAGATCGAGGACCGGGGGCTGGGCATGGGTGGGGAACTCCTCGCCCAGGCCAACCGGAGGATCGAACAGTCCGAGACGCTCGACCTCTTCGACAGCGACCGGCTCGGGCTCTTCGTCGTGAGCCGCCTCTCCGCCCGCCACCAGATCAAGGTCAAGCTCCGCACCTCGCCCTACGGGGGGACGACCGCGGTCGTCCTCGTACCGACCGCGTTGCTGCCGAGCGGACTGCCCGCGGCCGAGACACCCCGCGCGGCGGGCACCGGCCCCGCTACGGCGACGACGGACCGGGACGACACCGACAGGCCGGACCCGCGCTCCGGCCCGGGTCGCAGGCGTCCCACCGCGTTCCCCGCCCCGGTCGCGGTCCCCGCCATCGAGTCGGCGCCCGGCCCCGGTTCCGCACCCGTCACGAGCCTGCGCCAACGTCAGCGTCCGCGCCCCGGGGACGACGCCAAGCCGGGCCGCCCCCGCCTTTCGGACCGGCCGGACCGCACGGTCCGGACGCCCACCACCCCCGCGCCGGACCACCCGGACAGCGGTGACGACAGCGACCTGCCCCGTCGCGTCCGGCAGGCCAGCCTCGTACCCCAGTTGCGCGAGGAACCACGCCCCGAACCGGCTCCCCGGGGCAGCGCCGACGGCGCTTCGCCGCCCGCCGAACGCACCCCGGAACAGGCCCGCGACCGCATGACCGCCTACCGCAACGGCTGGGTCCGCGGTGGCGGCCCGGCGCCCGGGCGTACGCCCCCGCAGGCAGCCCCCACAAGCCACCGGCCGAACAGCGGGCCCCGTCGGCCCATCGAAGGAGACCAGGCATGA
- a CDS encoding GTP-binding protein, with translation MPSEHVGNADTVGGEEGGESTALALKILVAGGFGVGKTTLVGAVSEIRPLRTEELLSEAGQTVDDTGGVDQKTTTTVAMDFGRITIRSGLSLYLFGTPGQDRFWFLWDELSQGALGAVVLADTRRLEDCFPAVDYFEHRHIPFVVAVNCFPGARTYGAQDVSRALDLDEGTPVVLCDARDRDSGKEVLIRMVEYAGRMHTARLLDSVS, from the coding sequence ATGCCCTCCGAGCACGTGGGAAACGCCGACACCGTGGGCGGGGAGGAAGGCGGCGAGTCCACCGCCCTCGCTCTGAAGATTTTGGTCGCCGGCGGCTTCGGGGTCGGGAAAACGACCCTGGTCGGTGCCGTGAGTGAAATCAGGCCATTGCGCACCGAGGAGCTTCTCAGCGAGGCCGGACAGACGGTCGACGACACCGGCGGAGTCGACCAGAAGACCACCACGACCGTGGCCATGGACTTCGGCCGCATCACCATCAGGTCCGGGCTGTCGTTGTACCTGTTCGGCACGCCGGGGCAGGACCGCTTCTGGTTCCTCTGGGACGAACTGTCCCAGGGCGCACTCGGGGCGGTGGTTCTCGCCGACACCCGGCGCCTGGAGGACTGCTTCCCGGCCGTCGACTACTTCGAGCACCGCCACATTCCCTTCGTCGTCGCAGTGAACTGCTTCCCGGGCGCCCGCACCTACGGGGCGCAGGACGTGTCCCGGGCCCTGGACCTCGATGAGGGCACGCCGGTCGTGCTGTGCGACGCGCGCGACCGCGACTCCGGAAAGGAAGTCCTGATCCGCATGGTCGAGTACGCGGGGCGCATGCACACGGCCCGGCTTCTCGACTCCGTGAGCTGA
- a CDS encoding DUF742 domain-containing protein — MTEEQPEHPNTPRGPSGAHARYPAREKADEEALPGSQWYDAEAGPLVRPYAMTGGRTQPGPNGVRFDLIALVDVADPAPVDADESLLGPEHRALLTLCRCETQSVAELAADADLPVGVVRVLLGDLLEAGHVRVSRPVPPAQLPNERILREVIDGLRAL; from the coding sequence ATGACCGAGGAACAACCCGAGCACCCGAACACGCCCCGAGGCCCCTCCGGAGCACACGCCCGCTACCCGGCACGGGAGAAGGCGGACGAGGAGGCTCTGCCGGGCAGTCAGTGGTACGACGCCGAAGCCGGGCCGCTGGTGCGTCCCTACGCGATGACGGGCGGACGGACCCAACCCGGGCCCAACGGGGTGCGCTTCGACCTGATCGCGCTCGTCGACGTCGCCGACCCGGCACCCGTCGACGCCGACGAGTCCCTGCTCGGCCCCGAACACCGGGCGCTGCTCACCCTGTGCCGCTGCGAGACGCAGTCGGTCGCGGAACTCGCCGCGGACGCGGACCTTCCGGTGGGCGTCGTGCGGGTACTGCTCGGCGATCTGCTCGAAGCGGGCCATGTAAGGGTCAGCCGGCCGGTCCCGCCCGCCCAGTTGCCCAACGAGCGGATTCTGCGTGAGGTGATCGACGGTCTCCGGGCACTGTGA